One genomic region from Bacteroidota bacterium encodes:
- a CDS encoding 1-acyl-sn-glycerol-3-phosphate acyltransferase: MLYPILKILFRLTFKVFFRKTFKHHASRVPAHGPLLICANHPGAFLDPIVIASLVNRKVFFLAKGSVFKGGFAKWFLPKLNVIPVYRAQDDPTQMHKNQETFIRCFEHLGKGGTILIFPEGISITERKLRPLKTGAARIAIGAEEKYGSKLNVHIQCVGLNYEDPHTFRRDVFVGFAEPIRVNDFIEENKTQGFEAAEKLTEEIRIRLEEQMIVTSDPETDLLVKNIERLYKYDLMKQQHIDAKDKTGEFELTKRIVKTVNYFREKDPGRVINISGEIKQYFSRIDELGLSDRMVKSDEKRKSIFSKAFADLLLIITGFPFYLYGILHNYLPFIGASWLSKNLIKQVEWRGAIGAAAGMVFFIIWYTTLGFFSWYYFHKWEITSHPGWMFLLYFISWPATGLFAWLYYRTIYYISKRWLMVSLFFRRTAIISELVLQRKKLIGEFEKAIEERGPISEL, encoded by the coding sequence TTGCTCTATCCCATCCTGAAAATATTATTCCGATTAACGTTTAAAGTTTTTTTCAGAAAGACTTTCAAACATCATGCATCACGCGTTCCTGCGCATGGGCCCTTGCTCATCTGCGCGAATCATCCCGGTGCTTTTCTGGATCCGATCGTCATTGCGTCGCTTGTTAACCGGAAAGTTTTTTTTCTTGCAAAAGGTTCTGTTTTCAAAGGCGGATTTGCAAAATGGTTCCTGCCGAAATTGAATGTGATCCCCGTGTATCGCGCGCAGGATGATCCCACGCAGATGCACAAGAACCAGGAAACTTTTATCCGTTGTTTCGAACATCTCGGCAAAGGCGGGACGATCCTCATTTTTCCTGAAGGAATAAGTATCACGGAAAGAAAATTGCGTCCGTTGAAAACAGGAGCAGCAAGGATCGCAATCGGTGCAGAAGAAAAATATGGCAGCAAACTTAATGTACATATTCAATGCGTTGGACTCAACTATGAAGATCCTCACACTTTCCGCAGAGATGTTTTCGTTGGTTTTGCTGAACCAATCCGCGTAAATGATTTCATTGAAGAAAATAAAACGCAGGGTTTTGAAGCGGCAGAAAAATTAACGGAAGAGATCCGCATTCGTCTCGAAGAACAGATGATCGTGACTTCGGATCCGGAAACCGATCTGCTGGTGAAAAATATCGAGCGGCTTTACAAATATGACCTGATGAAACAACAGCATATTGATGCGAAGGATAAAACCGGCGAATTTGAACTGACGAAAAGAATTGTGAAGACAGTAAATTATTTCCGTGAAAAAGATCCCGGACGAGTAATAAATATTTCCGGTGAGATCAAACAGTATTTTTCCCGCATCGATGAACTCGGGCTTAGTGACCGGATGGTGAAATCGGATGAAAAAAGAAAAAGTATTTTTTCAAAAGCATTCGCCGATCTTCTGCTCATCATTACCGGTTTCCCTTTTTATCTCTACGGTATCCTCCACAATTATCTTCCTTTCATTGGAGCATCATGGCTGTCGAAAAATCTTATCAAGCAAGTAGAATGGCGTGGCGCGATCGGTGCTGCAGCCGGAATGGTTTTTTTTATCATCTGGTACACCACGCTCGGTTTTTTTTCCTGGTATTATTTTCACAAATGGGAAATCACTTCACATCCCGGCTGGATGTTCCTCCTTTATTTTATTTCCTGGCCGGCCACAGGCCTTTTCGCGTGGCTGTATTACCGCACCATTTATTACATCAGTAAGCGATGGCTGATGGTCTCACTTTTTTTCAGGAGAACGGCCATCATTTCAGAATTGGTATTGCAGCGGAAAAAACTAATCGGTGAATTTGAAAAAGCGATAGAGGAACGCGGACCGATCAGCGAATTATGA
- a CDS encoding DEAD/DEAH box helicase, with product MTKFAELGLRPELAAAVAELGFIQPTPIQEQAIPALLENKRDLVGLARTGTGKTAAFGLPLLHFINADKKIPQALVLCPTRELCMQISGDLKSYAKKLPGVFVLPVYGGASISMQIKDLRRGVQVIVGTPGRLNDMIERGALKLGEVEMVVLDEADEMLNMGFRDAIDTILAETPSTKTTWLFSATMPDGVARIARSYMKDPISLSVKSSQDTDGKIDHFYCMVHARDRYPALRRVIDAHPDIYGIVFCRTKAETQDVADHLIRDGYMADSLHGDLSQAQRDHVMKRFRHKTLQLLVATDVAARGIDVDDITHVMHYQVPDEPESYTHRSGRTGRAGKSGISILFLNARESGKLREIERRTNKKIIYLPVPAGADVVKNQLVSFAARLKTTDSQNLVSPEYMSLLKEAMGEMSSDELLEKFMALSLSKLLGDYAKAPDLNVNARGTKERDHTPRERREPEGEKHTFFFSLGRMDNVDPGQLLRICCDQMNINRDHIGRIDLKHNFSFIQMIGVEPANVLRAFDDFSFQGRKIRVNQAENGGTERRDDSGENGERRSYGERRNYGERKSYGEKRSYGGERKSYGEKRSYGDRENRNFGEKKSYGEKRSYGDHENRNFGEKKSYGEKRSYGDRENRGFEEKKSYGGKTDSGTSSRNKYGKKSEDVNPGKGFGHKEEKEHGADEWKKLMKDEPVTDRKKKFGKKKW from the coding sequence ATGACAAAATTTGCTGAACTGGGCCTCAGGCCCGAACTGGCTGCTGCTGTGGCCGAACTTGGTTTTATTCAACCAACTCCCATCCAGGAGCAGGCGATTCCCGCTTTGCTCGAAAATAAACGCGACCTCGTTGGACTCGCACGCACGGGCACAGGAAAAACTGCTGCTTTCGGTTTGCCGCTTTTGCATTTTATTAACGCAGATAAAAAAATTCCACAGGCATTGGTGCTTTGCCCTACAAGAGAATTGTGTATGCAGATCTCCGGCGATCTCAAAAGCTACGCGAAAAAATTGCCGGGCGTTTTTGTTCTTCCTGTTTATGGCGGAGCAAGCATCAGCATGCAGATTAAAGATCTTCGCCGCGGTGTACAAGTCATTGTAGGAACACCGGGACGATTGAATGATATGATTGAACGCGGTGCACTCAAACTCGGTGAAGTGGAAATGGTGGTGCTTGATGAAGCCGATGAAATGCTGAACATGGGTTTCCGCGATGCGATCGATACGATTCTTGCAGAAACTCCTTCAACAAAAACTACTTGGCTTTTTTCTGCAACCATGCCCGATGGTGTTGCACGCATTGCGCGCAGTTACATGAAAGATCCGATCAGTCTCAGCGTGAAAAGTTCGCAAGATACCGACGGAAAGATCGATCACTTTTATTGCATGGTTCATGCGCGCGACCGCTATCCCGCATTGCGCCGCGTGATTGATGCGCATCCCGATATTTATGGAATTGTTTTTTGCAGGACAAAAGCGGAAACGCAGGATGTGGCCGATCATCTTATCCGGGACGGATACATGGCCGATTCTCTTCACGGCGATCTTTCGCAGGCGCAGCGGGATCATGTGATGAAACGCTTCCGTCATAAAACATTGCAGCTACTTGTTGCGACTGATGTTGCAGCACGTGGAATTGATGTGGACGACATCACTCACGTTATGCATTACCAGGTGCCTGATGAGCCGGAAAGTTACACGCACAGGAGCGGGCGCACAGGACGCGCAGGCAAAAGCGGAATTTCTATTTTATTTTTAAATGCGCGCGAATCCGGGAAACTCCGCGAGATAGAACGAAGAACAAATAAGAAAATTATTTACCTCCCGGTTCCAGCCGGTGCTGATGTGGTGAAGAATCAACTCGTTTCTTTTGCAGCAAGATTGAAAACAACTGATTCGCAGAATTTAGTTTCTCCGGAATACATGAGCTTATTGAAAGAGGCAATGGGAGAAATGAGTTCGGATGAGTTGCTCGAAAAATTCATGGCGCTTTCGTTGAGTAAATTGCTTGGCGATTATGCAAAAGCTCCCGACCTGAATGTGAATGCACGCGGTACAAAAGAGCGCGATCATACTCCGCGTGAACGCCGCGAACCCGAAGGAGAAAAACATACTTTCTTTTTCAGTCTTGGAAGAATGGATAATGTAGATCCCGGCCAGCTGCTCAGAATTTGCTGCGACCAGATGAATATTAACCGCGATCATATTGGCCGCATCGATCTGAAACATAATTTCAGTTTCATACAGATGATAGGCGTTGAACCTGCAAATGTGCTGCGTGCGTTCGATGATTTTTCTTTCCAGGGAAGAAAAATTCGTGTGAACCAGGCAGAAAACGGCGGAACAGAACGGAGAGATGACAGCGGGGAGAATGGAGAAAGAAGAAGTTATGGTGAGCGGCGCAATTATGGCGAAAGGAAAAGTTACGGGGAAAAAAGATCGTATGGTGGAGAAAGAAAAAGTTACGGCGAGAAAAGATCTTATGGCGATCGTGAAAACCGCAACTTTGGTGAGAAAAAAAGTTACGGCGAGAAAAGATCGTATGGCGATCATGAAAACCGCAACTTCGGAGAGAAAAAAAGTTACGGCGAGAAAAGATCGTATGGCGATCGTGAAAACCGCGGCTTTGAAGAGAAAAAAAGTTACGGCGGGAAAACTGATTCCGGAACTTCGTCAAGAAATAAATACGGAAAGAAAAGTGAAGACGTGAATCCCGGAAAAGGATTCGGACACAAAGAGGAGAAAGAACACGGTGCTGATGAATGGAAAAAACTGATGAAGGATGAACCGGTTACCGACCGGAAGAAAAAATTTGGAAAGAAGAAGTGGTAA
- a CDS encoding chloride channel protein, with translation MLVGITAGLAAVILKLLVHYISFAATYDYHIPHQYVFYLVLPSLGILLTVFFVKKVLKGKLGRGNANVLHAIAKKGARLPADQMYSHVITSALTVGFGGSAGLESPILTTGAAIGSNFGKTYHLTYKDRTLLLACGAAAGIAAAFNAPIAGVLFAMEVLLADVTLSTFIPLIIAAATGALLSKIILAEDILFLFPMQKPFNWHNTHWYILLGILAGFISLYYSRIYPKVEGFFRARKRFTYMNALIGGIILGLLIWVFPSLYGEGYASIKTLSGPHPTDLFRNSLFNSYSGNIWFVLAFFTAIMLIKVFATAITVGSGGNGGNFAPALFVGAYLGFVFSTLLNHLQVADIPVSNFALVAMAGILSGVFHSPLTGIFLIAEITGGYGLMIPLMIVSALSFSVVRYFEQFSMDTKKLASKGHIFTANKDRNILSRLKVPKILETDFQKVDPAMKLRDFVNVIAHSHRNIFPVVDKEGTLLGIILLDQIREIMFRNELYDTVNAQQLMRSPAAIIQPDDDMFMVMKKFDDTGAWNLPVIENGAYIGFISKSSIFSRYREVLIRNTSE, from the coding sequence ATGCTCGTCGGCATCACAGCAGGACTCGCAGCCGTCATTCTGAAATTACTGGTACACTATATTTCCTTCGCTGCCACTTACGATTATCACATTCCTCACCAGTATGTTTTTTATCTCGTACTTCCTTCGCTCGGAATCCTGCTCACTGTTTTTTTTGTAAAAAAAGTTCTCAAAGGAAAACTCGGAAGAGGAAATGCAAATGTGCTGCATGCGATCGCAAAAAAAGGAGCACGACTTCCCGCAGACCAAATGTACTCGCACGTGATCACGAGCGCGCTCACAGTTGGTTTCGGTGGAAGCGCCGGGCTCGAGTCGCCGATCCTCACCACCGGAGCTGCCATCGGTTCCAATTTCGGAAAAACATATCATCTTACTTATAAAGACCGCACGCTTCTTCTTGCTTGCGGAGCCGCTGCCGGAATTGCCGCTGCTTTCAATGCGCCGATAGCCGGAGTTTTATTTGCGATGGAAGTGCTGCTTGCTGATGTTACCCTTTCCACTTTTATCCCGCTCATTATTGCAGCAGCGACCGGCGCACTTCTTTCAAAAATAATTCTTGCAGAAGATATTCTTTTTTTATTCCCGATGCAGAAGCCGTTCAACTGGCACAACACACATTGGTACATTCTCCTGGGAATTCTCGCAGGGTTCATTTCACTTTATTATTCGCGCATCTATCCGAAGGTGGAAGGATTTTTCCGCGCGCGAAAACGTTTCACTTACATGAATGCACTCATCGGAGGAATCATTCTCGGATTATTGATCTGGGTATTTCCTTCACTGTACGGCGAAGGATATGCAAGCATCAAAACTCTTTCCGGCCCGCATCCGACTGATCTGTTTCGCAATAGTCTTTTCAATTCCTATTCAGGGAACATTTGGTTCGTGCTGGCATTCTTCACCGCCATCATGCTCATCAAAGTTTTTGCAACTGCTATCACAGTGGGAAGCGGTGGCAACGGCGGAAATTTTGCTCCCGCGCTTTTTGTAGGCGCCTATCTTGGTTTTGTTTTTTCCACACTCCTCAATCATCTCCAGGTTGCAGATATTCCTGTTTCAAATTTTGCACTTGTCGCCATGGCTGGAATTCTCAGCGGAGTTTTTCACTCACCACTCACCGGTATCTTTCTTATTGCAGAAATAACCGGCGGATACGGACTTATGATTCCGCTCATGATCGTTTCTGCGCTCAGCTTTTCTGTCGTTCGTTATTTCGAACAGTTTTCAATGGACACAAAAAAACTCGCCAGCAAAGGACATATTTTCACAGCGAACAAAGACCGGAATATTCTAAGCCGGCTTAAAGTGCCGAAGATTCTCGAAACCGATTTTCAGAAAGTGGATCCGGCGATGAAGTTGCGCGATTTTGTGAATGTGATCGCACACTCGCACAGGAATATTTTTCCGGTGGTGGATAAGGAAGGAACGCTGCTCGGAATAATTCTTCTCGACCAGATCCGCGAGATCATGTTCAGGAATGAATTATACGATACCGTCAATGCCCAACAACTCATGCGCTCGCCCGCAGCCATCATTCAACCCGACGACGATATGTTCATGGTGATGAAAAAATTCGACGACACCGGAGCGTGGAATCTTCCTGTGATCGAGAATGGCGCTTACATTGGTTTCATTTCAAAGTCGAGCATCTTCAGCCGTTATCGTGAAGTGCTGATCAGAAATACAAGTGAATGA
- a CDS encoding (d)CMP kinase: MRKITIAIDGYSSCGKSTVAKAIASRIGYNYVDSGAMYRCVTLYCLEHGIIKDHAFDEHEVVLALDDIHLSFHFNPAANSSETFMNEKNVEKDIRLPEVSNNVSPISKIHDVRVHMVALQRAMGKNKGVVMDGRDIGTNVFPGAELKIFMTADPEVRVKRRFDELNANGTKVSLDDVRNNLASRDHEDTHRKENPLVKADDAVVLDNSDLTKEEQLDFIMKLVEERLTIMSKK; this comes from the coding sequence ATGAGAAAGATCACGATCGCCATCGACGGTTATTCATCGTGCGGGAAAAGTACTGTAGCGAAAGCGATCGCGTCCAGGATCGGTTACAATTATGTGGATTCGGGCGCCATGTACCGTTGTGTTACGTTGTACTGCCTTGAACATGGTATTATCAAAGATCACGCTTTTGATGAACACGAAGTGGTGCTTGCACTCGACGATATTCATCTTTCCTTTCATTTCAATCCTGCTGCAAATTCTTCCGAAACTTTCATGAATGAAAAAAATGTGGAAAAAGATATTCGTCTTCCTGAAGTTTCGAATAATGTGAGTCCCATTTCGAAAATTCATGACGTACGCGTACACATGGTTGCGCTGCAGCGTGCGATGGGAAAAAATAAAGGCGTGGTAATGGATGGACGCGACATTGGCACTAATGTTTTCCCCGGAGCAGAATTGAAAATTTTCATGACCGCCGATCCGGAAGTGAGAGTGAAAAGGCGATTCGATGAACTCAATGCAAACGGAACGAAAGTGAGCCTGGATGATGTGCGCAATAATCTTGCTTCGCGCGATCATGAAGACACTCACCGTAAAGAAAATCCATTAGTGAAAGCAGATGACGCTGTTGTACTCGACAATTCCGATCTTACTAAGGAAGAACAACTGGATTTCATTATGAAACTTGTGGAAGAACGACTCACGATCATGAGTAAAAAATAA
- a CDS encoding 4-hydroxy-3-methylbut-2-enyl diphosphate reductase, with product MKSFSIPEFYRSLVISKIKEARKEKDPKKKDFSPTVLDFGPVIVYIARHFGFCYGVENAVEISFRAVSENPGKNIFLLSQMIHNPEVNNDLVSHGVRFLMDTNGKQIIPFSELKKEDIVIIPAFGTTIEIEKQLSSIGIEPQRYNTTCPFVERVWKKSGELSKEEYTVIIHGKPDHEETKATFSHSVQHSPSIIVKNIAEAELLAAIMLGKIPLEDFEKHFHGRANKNFDSEKDLVRVGVINQTTMLATETQEIADHFKNVMVEKFGIENIKNHFADTRDTLCYATNENQDATYGLLEINADCAIVVGGYNSSNTSHLVELCERKFKTYFIKDDSEILPGNIIHHFDLHSKKVMESGNWLPSSSPAKIILSSGASCPDSVIERVLEKLIHLFPESKKTETVLSEL from the coding sequence ATGAAATCCTTCTCCATTCCGGAATTCTACCGCAGCCTGGTCATCTCGAAGATCAAGGAGGCCAGGAAAGAAAAAGATCCGAAGAAAAAAGATTTCTCTCCAACCGTGCTCGACTTCGGCCCGGTGATCGTTTACATTGCACGGCATTTTGGTTTCTGTTATGGTGTGGAGAATGCGGTGGAAATTTCTTTTCGCGCGGTGAGTGAAAATCCAGGGAAAAATATTTTCCTGCTCAGCCAGATGATTCATAATCCGGAAGTGAATAATGATCTTGTTTCTCACGGCGTACGTTTTTTGATGGATACAAATGGAAAACAAATAATTCCATTCTCAGAATTAAAAAAAGAAGACATCGTGATCATTCCTGCATTCGGAACCACCATTGAAATTGAAAAACAACTTTCTTCCATCGGGATTGAACCGCAACGTTACAATACCACCTGCCCGTTCGTGGAGCGCGTTTGGAAAAAATCGGGCGAACTTTCCAAAGAAGAATATACCGTGATCATTCACGGAAAACCGGATCACGAGGAAACGAAAGCTACTTTTTCCCATAGCGTGCAACACAGCCCTTCCATTATTGTGAAAAATATTGCTGAAGCAGAATTACTCGCAGCAATTATGCTCGGAAAAATTCCATTGGAGGATTTTGAAAAACATTTTCATGGTCGTGCAAACAAGAATTTCGATTCGGAAAAAGATCTCGTGCGCGTGGGCGTGATCAACCAGACGACCATGCTCGCCACGGAGACGCAGGAGATCGCTGACCATTTTAAAAATGTGATGGTGGAAAAATTTGGTATTGAAAATATTAAAAATCATTTTGCCGATACGCGCGATACGCTTTGTTATGCCACCAATGAAAATCAGGATGCAACGTATGGTTTGCTGGAAATAAATGCAGATTGCGCTATCGTGGTCGGTGGATACAATAGTTCCAATACGTCGCACCTTGTCGAATTATGCGAACGGAAATTCAAAACCTATTTTATCAAAGACGATTCTGAGATTCTTCCGGGAAATATTATCCATCATTTTGATCTGCATTCTAAAAAAGTTATGGAGAGCGGCAACTGGCTTCCTTCTTCTTCGCCGGCAAAAATTATTCTCTCGAGCGGAGCAAGTTGTCCCGACAGTGTGATTGAGCGCGTGCTGGAGAAACTTATTCATTTATTTCCGGAATCAAAAAAAACGGAAACGGTGCTGAGTGAATTGTGA
- the mltG gene encoding endolytic transglycosylase MltG: MKKFLKITIPIILVLACAGAWYFWRIYYRPVVHTPEKKAEYILIHTGSTMNDLLNELFTLKIIDDTSTFHTITNLKKFYSPKPGRYRITDGMSNRDLVDLLRSGKQEPVTFTFNNIRTKEQLASRVGGKLEADSAKFLFLINDPGFLSKYGLTPETIMTLFIPNSYQLYWNTTEEQFVDRMATEYKKFWTDERKAKAAALGLSQSEVVTLASIVESEQTQYPDERPTIAGLYINRLRQKIPLQSDPTIIYALGDFNIKRVLDTDLKIDSPYNTYKYAGLPPGPIRIPETASIDAVLNYVKSDYIYMCADFGTGHHRFTNDYNVHLKNAHDYQDALNKANIKR; the protein is encoded by the coding sequence GTGAAGAAATTTTTGAAAATAACTATTCCCATAATACTCGTTCTCGCGTGTGCGGGCGCGTGGTATTTCTGGAGAATTTATTACCGGCCCGTTGTGCACACGCCTGAAAAAAAAGCGGAATACATTCTTATTCACACCGGTTCTACGATGAATGATCTGTTGAATGAACTTTTCACTTTGAAGATCATTGACGACACCTCGACTTTTCATACCATCACTAATCTGAAAAAATTCTATTCACCAAAACCGGGAAGGTACCGCATTACCGATGGAATGAGTAACCGCGATCTCGTGGATCTTCTCCGCAGCGGGAAACAGGAACCCGTTACTTTCACTTTCAACAACATCAGGACGAAAGAACAACTCGCCTCGCGCGTAGGCGGAAAACTGGAAGCCGATTCTGCAAAATTTCTTTTCCTGATCAACGATCCCGGATTTCTCAGCAAGTACGGTTTGACGCCGGAAACCATCATGACACTTTTCATACCGAATTCATACCAGTTGTACTGGAACACAACCGAAGAACAATTTGTTGACCGGATGGCAACGGAGTATAAAAAATTCTGGACCGATGAAAGGAAAGCGAAAGCCGCTGCCCTCGGGCTCAGCCAGTCGGAAGTGGTGACGCTTGCTTCCATTGTAGAATCGGAACAAACGCAATATCCTGATGAGCGTCCCACGATAGCCGGATTGTACATCAATCGCCTTCGCCAGAAAATTCCGCTGCAATCCGATCCGACAATTATTTATGCGCTCGGAGATTTCAATATTAAACGTGTACTTGACACCGATCTTAAAATCGATTCCCCTTACAACACGTACAAATATGCCGGCCTTCCGCCCGGGCCTATTCGCATTCCTGAAACGGCGAGTATAGATGCGGTTCTTAATTATGTGAAGAGCGATTACATTTATATGTGCGCCGATTTTGGAACAGGTCATCACCGTTTTACAAATGATTATAATGTGCATCTGAAAAACGCGCACGATTACCAGGATGCGTTGAACAAAGCGAATATTAAGCGATGA